In Candidatus Sulfurimonas marisnigri, a single genomic region encodes these proteins:
- a CDS encoding VWA domain-containing protein, whose product MKPRFFVHLQFLSSKRSFLKLEWILKVIIFILLCIALASPIVIDKFNPLNRHGKDIVLCIDASGSMNSSGFDFENELGGGERLSRFEITKIIAKEFIHKRVSDNIGVVLYGDFAFIASPITYEKEIVSDMLSYLSQGMAGQNTAIGEAVAMSVRAFKHSTAKTKVIILLTDGEHNSGDISPKEAMELAKAQNIKIYTIGLGNKGESDEKLLEKIADESGGKFYTAVSAKELQSVYEQIDILESSKIKSREYVLKDYYYWIVLFFTLPLLLFLLFREIEK is encoded by the coding sequence ATGAAACCAAGATTCTTTGTACATTTGCAATTTTTGTCTTCAAAAAGAAGTTTTTTAAAGCTAGAGTGGATTCTCAAGGTCATTATTTTTATACTGCTTTGTATTGCTCTGGCTTCTCCTATAGTGATAGATAAATTTAACCCACTCAACAGACACGGTAAAGATATAGTTTTGTGTATAGATGCCAGTGGTTCGATGAACTCATCAGGATTTGATTTTGAGAATGAACTTGGTGGAGGTGAACGGCTATCTAGATTTGAGATTACAAAAATAATAGCGAAAGAATTTATTCATAAAAGAGTTAGCGATAATATTGGAGTTGTCTTGTATGGTGACTTCGCTTTTATAGCTTCTCCTATAACCTACGAAAAAGAGATTGTAAGTGATATGCTTAGCTATCTCTCTCAAGGGATGGCAGGGCAAAATACTGCTATTGGTGAAGCAGTGGCTATGAGTGTGAGAGCATTTAAGCACTCAACTGCTAAAACAAAGGTGATAATACTTTTAACTGACGGCGAACATAATAGCGGAGACATTTCTCCAAAAGAAGCAATGGAGCTTGCAAAAGCGCAAAATATTAAAATCTATACAATTGGCCTTGGCAACAAGGGTGAATCTGACGAGAAGCTTTTAGAAAAAATTGCAGATGAGAGCGGAGGTAAGTTTTACACTGCTGTCTCAGCAAAAGAGCTACAGAGTGTATATGAGCAGATTGACATATTAGAGTCATCAAAAATTAAAAGCAGAGAGTATGTGCTAAAAGATTACTACTACTGGATAGTTTTGTTTTTTACTCTTCCTCTTTTGCTCTTCTTGTTGTTTAGAGAGATTGAAAAATGA
- a CDS encoding thiamine pyrophosphate-dependent enzyme — MAIDIYKINPEFRDIMPQEILDLEEKATWAENAVKPRGIKELPETKELLEEHSLCAGCPEAAALRYVLSALPKPEETIIVNSTGCTSLMFPHIALHTVHSLFGNQNAVATGIKRVLDWRFPDTEKDVVVLAGDGATVDIGLDYTLQSFFRQENITTICFDNEVYANTGGQESGATPKGQVFKMAPTGKKFEKVKMWELAVTSGCHYSINMTASAPKAVAKAVREAILIAREIGPTFLNIYTPCILEIGLNANEGLREMKEQDKERFASFKYVSPEAEEFLVKCKEEGRL, encoded by the coding sequence ATGGCAATAGATATATATAAAATCAATCCAGAATTTAGAGACATTATGCCTCAAGAGATCCTTGATCTTGAGGAAAAGGCTACATGGGCTGAAAATGCGGTCAAACCACGTGGTATTAAGGAGCTTCCAGAAACAAAGGAGTTACTTGAAGAGCACTCTTTATGTGCTGGTTGTCCAGAAGCTGCTGCATTAAGATATGTGCTATCAGCACTACCTAAACCTGAAGAGACTATTATTGTTAACTCAACAGGTTGTACATCTTTAATGTTCCCACATATCGCACTTCATACTGTGCATTCACTTTTTGGTAACCAAAATGCAGTTGCAACTGGTATCAAAAGAGTATTAGATTGGAGATTTCCAGATACTGAAAAAGATGTTGTTGTTCTAGCAGGTGATGGTGCTACTGTTGATATCGGTCTTGACTATACACTTCAATCATTTTTTAGACAAGAAAACATAACGACTATCTGTTTTGATAACGAAGTGTATGCAAATACAGGTGGACAAGAGTCTGGTGCAACTCCAAAAGGTCAAGTCTTTAAAATGGCACCAACTGGTAAAAAGTTTGAAAAAGTAAAAATGTGGGAACTTGCTGTTACATCTGGCTGTCATTACTCTATAAATATGACAGCTTCTGCACCAAAAGCAGTTGCTAAAGCAGTAAGAGAAGCAATTTTAATTGCTAGAGAAATTGGACCGACATTCCTTAACATTTACACGCCTTGTATTCTTGAAATTGGATTAAATGCAAATGAAGGACTTAGGGAAATGAAAGAACAGGACAAAGAAAGATTTGCATCGTTCAAGTATGTTTCACCAGAAGCAGAAGAATTCTTAGTAAAATGTAAAGAAGAGGGGCGTTTATAA
- a CDS encoding ferredoxin oxidoreductase: MYYVAKVNSDMCAEHKCNMCTLYCPEANTLMFNKDGNTSWVDEDRCKGCALCVYVCTDMLSRDCISMEMVHGKEE; the protein is encoded by the coding sequence ATGTATTATGTAGCAAAAGTTAATTCAGACATGTGTGCTGAGCATAAATGTAATATGTGTACACTATATTGTCCAGAAGCGAATACGCTGATGTTCAATAAAGATGGGAATACATCTTGGGTAGATGAAGATAGATGTAAAGGCTGTGCACTTTGTGTGTACGTGTGTACTGACATGCTTAGTCGAGATTGTATTTCGATGGAAATGGTTCATGGTAAAGAAGAGTAA
- a CDS encoding transketolase C-terminal domain-containing protein: MSKITDMTKTHNWSGQKLVTADHLLFDAPREKHFMTGSEVLKEAVKRCTVDASVSYPITPQSEAAHLIGELWAEGYVGVYFRGENEFGVMSEVAGCAMAGARTITTTSGPGTLRAMENFAQWSGTRIPCQLILMARGINSPLTIQPDNLEVSYMLETGCQIWYAENVQELFDMSIAAFIVAEKPDVHVPIITVVDGFFVSHTREAVMLPADDIALFPYEPYKSPLPPIDSETPPGRFLRDPFVMKSNYISYATHASWQWEVRSAVERSRPYAKHFLNGLVHVTGEEDAEIAFVTCGTASNQAKEAHRELMKLGIKTKVIKLRTIRPFPTEELIEALEGVKNVFVPEFNVVGWLEKEVKTALYKKSDADVVGGPRVAGGMSMPAEAIIQEVMEKINPGKGA, translated from the coding sequence ATGAGTAAAATTACTGATATGACAAAAACACATAATTGGTCTGGACAAAAATTAGTTACAGCAGACCATTTACTTTTCGATGCTCCAAGAGAAAAACACTTTATGACTGGTTCTGAAGTTTTAAAAGAAGCCGTTAAAAGATGTACAGTTGATGCATCTGTATCATACCCTATTACGCCACAATCTGAAGCAGCTCACCTTATAGGTGAACTATGGGCAGAAGGTTATGTAGGTGTATACTTTAGAGGTGAGAATGAATTTGGTGTTATGTCTGAAGTTGCTGGTTGTGCGATGGCCGGTGCTAGAACAATTACAACGACTTCAGGTCCAGGTACACTAAGAGCAATGGAAAACTTTGCTCAGTGGTCTGGTACAAGAATTCCATGTCAACTTATCCTTATGGCTCGTGGTATTAATTCACCACTTACAATTCAGCCGGATAACTTAGAAGTTTCATATATGCTAGAAACTGGTTGTCAGATTTGGTATGCTGAAAACGTACAAGAACTTTTTGATATGTCAATTGCAGCATTTATCGTAGCTGAAAAACCTGATGTTCATGTTCCAATTATTACAGTTGTTGATGGATTCTTTGTATCTCATACTCGTGAAGCAGTAATGCTTCCAGCTGATGATATTGCACTTTTTCCATATGAGCCATATAAATCTCCACTACCTCCGATTGATTCAGAAACACCTCCGGGACGTTTCCTAAGAGATCCATTTGTAATGAAGTCTAACTATATTTCTTATGCTACACATGCTAGTTGGCAATGGGAAGTTAGATCTGCGGTTGAGCGTTCACGTCCATACGCTAAACATTTCCTTAATGGTCTTGTACATGTTACTGGTGAAGAAGATGCTGAGATTGCATTTGTTACTTGTGGTACTGCTTCTAATCAAGCTAAAGAAGCACATAGAGAATTAATGAAACTGGGAATTAAGACTAAAGTTATTAAACTAAGAACTATTAGACCTTTCCCGACAGAAGAACTTATTGAAGCTTTAGAAGGTGTAAAAAATGTATTTGTACCTGAATTTAATGTTGTTGGTTGGCTAGAAAAAGAAGTAAAAACTGCACTTTATAAAAAGTCTGACGCTGATGTTGTCGGCGGACCAAGAGTTGCTGGTGGTATGAGTATGCCTGCTGAAGCAATCATTCAAGAAGTTATGGAAAAAATTAACCCTGGAAAAGGAGCATAA
- a CDS encoding 2-oxoacid:acceptor oxidoreductase family protein: MAKDSIKIRMPALGGQGAVTAAHIAATAADTDGYYAVSNPFFGAEKRMAPSESYARIGTVPIYDRGEVIYPDIVMIYHPQVITMGKSYTMPFYAGIKENGLVIINSDTDLLTDTDKKILDDLNVKVLTRDFTKFAIEQAGTELATNMAMLGALFGALGTVSKSAIEEGIKDRFLKKYTASGGTATLDSAIEKKFKKKMDLIQKNLDTASAAFDLTAEWCKEVGFEQMLEAPKKH, encoded by the coding sequence ATGGCAAAAGATTCAATAAAAATAAGAATGCCTGCTTTAGGTGGGCAAGGGGCGGTTACTGCTGCGCATATTGCGGCAACTGCAGCGGATACAGACGGTTACTATGCGGTATCTAATCCGTTTTTTGGTGCTGAAAAAAGAATGGCTCCATCTGAGAGTTATGCAAGAATTGGTACGGTGCCTATTTACGACAGAGGTGAAGTTATCTATCCAGATATTGTAATGATTTATCACCCACAAGTTATTACTATGGGTAAATCATACACAATGCCTTTTTATGCTGGTATTAAAGAAAATGGACTGGTTATTATCAACAGTGATACAGATCTTTTGACTGACACAGATAAAAAAATATTAGATGACTTGAATGTAAAAGTTCTTACTAGAGACTTCACTAAGTTTGCTATTGAGCAAGCAGGAACTGAACTTGCTACTAATATGGCAATGTTAGGTGCACTGTTTGGAGCGTTAGGAACTGTTAGTAAATCTGCTATTGAAGAAGGTATCAAAGATAGATTCCTTAAAAAATATACAGCTTCGGGTGGTACAGCTACACTTGACTCAGCGATTGAGAAAAAGTTTAAAAAGAAGATGGATCTTATCCAGAAAAATCTTGATACTGCATCAGCAGCATTTGACTTGACTGCTGAATGGTGTAAAGAAGTTGGTTTTGAACAAATGTTGGAAGCTCCAAAAAAACACTAG
- a CDS encoding carbon monoxide dehydrogenase beta subunit family protein, with amino-acid sequence MANQGPAYYSPYPTAVYEGVITPPEGKALLLTEVVDEEIAMREIAKVMLTSENATIFPGPQVLYGFNEEAKKKAKLIKEMAEVLNSKMIPMYDYRPKYPKIDAEVEINPNHPNLTIWHNNIKAAIFIGVHCHYANVALKIVRAETDCYTIAICGLSGHEDAMATLRDQHSSELEKFIKIAREVKAELGK; translated from the coding sequence ATGGCAAATCAAGGCCCAGCGTATTATTCACCGTATCCAACGGCTGTATATGAAGGTGTAATTACACCACCAGAAGGAAAAGCACTTTTATTAACCGAGGTGGTTGATGAAGAAATTGCAATGAGAGAAATTGCAAAAGTTATGTTGACAAGTGAAAATGCAACTATTTTCCCTGGTCCACAAGTATTATATGGTTTCAATGAAGAAGCTAAGAAAAAAGCTAAACTTATCAAAGAGATGGCAGAAGTTCTTAATTCTAAAATGATTCCAATGTACGATTATAGACCAAAGTATCCAAAGATTGATGCTGAAGTTGAGATTAATCCAAATCATCCAAACTTAACAATTTGGCATAACAATATTAAAGCAGCAATCTTTATTGGTGTTCATTGTCATTATGCAAATGTTGCTTTAAAGATTGTAAGAGCAGAAACAGACTGTTATACAATCGCGATTTGTGGTTTGTCAGGGCATGAAGATGCAATGGCTACATTAAGAGACCAGCATTCTTCAGAGCTTGAGAAATTCATCAAAATAGCTAGAGAAGTTAAAGCTGAGCTTGGTAAATAG
- a CDS encoding proton-conducting transporter membrane subunit, producing the protein MEKIILLIPSIPIFIAFILYFVRKKELIPKVSIILSSMIAILGLYGTYYVISNDAPVVGFDGLLIYNELSAILVPYVAILGLVIRKYATKYMWDEEGYRRFFILLNFIFSAIYLLVMSNNLIVLALAWQLLSISLYLLVSFNVASNTAVKQAKWIMIIHKGADLVFLFAIILTYQIFESFDLAILSEKWLAMSKNTVDNPMIFVIGLLFLIAAMMKSAIMPFHIWLPYTSEAPTPVSAVMHAGVVNVGGILLNKLAYLLLLAPAVLNIAFIVGLVTAIFASVIMLTVSDIKRSLGYSTAGQMGYMIMEIGLGAFSLAIYHLIVHGIFKATLFLESGALIRLARHESNLPKRLSYELFWEEKLKSKGTKIFNYLAFFTILPIIIFIGIKMVLSEEFFEFNASIVILAFGWLTGTQLFLSFFKVSKSETIKVVFALISSFIIILFTYEFVGLSLEHFLYKDDAQLFYQAATFNMTLVTSLIILAIIMVIGWIFIYNQHFIDIPTNKNEINKMKWMFYRFVAKEGYFFSLFNIFKKDKA; encoded by the coding sequence GTGGAAAAAATCATATTGCTCATTCCAAGCATACCAATTTTTATAGCATTTATTCTATATTTTGTCAGAAAAAAAGAGCTTATTCCAAAAGTCAGCATCATACTCTCAAGTATGATTGCGATACTTGGATTGTATGGAACATATTACGTAATAAGTAATGATGCACCAGTTGTTGGATTTGATGGATTGCTTATTTATAACGAACTCTCAGCTATTTTAGTTCCATATGTTGCAATTTTAGGTTTAGTAATTCGTAAATATGCGACTAAATATATGTGGGATGAAGAGGGTTATAGAAGATTTTTTATTCTTTTAAACTTTATCTTTTCAGCAATCTATTTACTTGTAATGAGTAATAATCTTATTGTACTAGCACTTGCTTGGCAACTTTTGAGTATTAGCCTATACCTTCTTGTATCATTTAATGTAGCTTCAAACACAGCTGTAAAACAAGCTAAATGGATTATGATTATTCATAAAGGTGCTGATTTAGTATTTTTATTTGCCATAATTCTGACCTATCAAATATTTGAAAGTTTTGACCTGGCCATACTGAGTGAAAAATGGTTGGCAATGTCCAAAAACACTGTTGACAATCCAATGATTTTTGTAATTGGACTACTTTTCTTGATAGCTGCTATGATGAAATCTGCCATTATGCCGTTTCATATTTGGTTGCCTTACACGTCTGAAGCCCCCACCCCTGTATCAGCTGTGATGCATGCTGGAGTTGTAAATGTTGGAGGGATTTTACTTAATAAGTTGGCTTATCTGCTGCTGTTGGCACCAGCTGTACTTAATATTGCATTTATAGTTGGCCTTGTCACTGCAATTTTTGCATCTGTCATTATGCTTACAGTCTCTGATATAAAACGTTCACTCGGATACTCAACTGCAGGACAAATGGGATACATGATTATGGAAATTGGTCTTGGTGCATTTTCCCTAGCTATCTATCACCTGATTGTACATGGCATATTTAAAGCTACACTCTTTTTAGAATCAGGTGCTCTTATACGGTTGGCTAGGCACGAATCAAACCTTCCTAAACGTCTTTCTTATGAGCTTTTTTGGGAAGAAAAACTTAAAAGCAAAGGTACTAAAATTTTCAATTACTTGGCATTTTTTACCATCCTCCCAATTATTATTTTTATTGGGATTAAAATGGTTTTAAGTGAAGAATTTTTTGAGTTCAATGCTTCAATTGTTATTTTGGCATTTGGTTGGCTTACTGGTACACAACTCTTCTTGTCATTTTTTAAAGTATCTAAATCTGAAACTATAAAAGTAGTCTTTGCACTTATTAGCTCATTTATTATTATCTTGTTCACGTATGAATTTGTCGGATTGTCACTAGAACACTTTTTATATAAAGATGATGCTCAACTCTTTTACCAAGCAGCAACATTCAACATGACACTTGTGACATCACTTATCATTCTGGCTATTATTATGGTTATTGGGTGGATATTTATATATAATCAACATTTCATCGATATTCCAACAAATAAAAATGAAATAAATAAAATGAAATGGATGTTTTATAGATTTGTAGCAAAAGAGGGATATTTCTTTAGTCTATTCAACATTTTCAAAAAGGATAAAGCATGA
- a CDS encoding P-II family nitrogen regulator, translating into MFQINAVLNPSVIDDVVQGLHDEKIHGITITNVVGKGCFNKENKLIEKVLIVIVVADTIHKEKAMEAIRANAQDIEHGTGKMWVTPVLEVERIRTGEKDLDALSFTTKKEVLHSEKVEVFSSIDTPSS; encoded by the coding sequence ATGTTTCAGATAAATGCCGTTTTAAATCCATCAGTAATCGATGATGTAGTACAAGGTCTTCACGATGAAAAGATTCATGGTATTACTATTACTAATGTTGTTGGTAAAGGATGCTTCAATAAAGAAAATAAGCTAATTGAAAAAGTATTAATTGTGATTGTAGTAGCAGACACTATTCATAAAGAGAAGGCTATGGAAGCTATTCGTGCTAATGCACAGGATATCGAACATGGTACAGGTAAAATGTGGGTTACCCCAGTACTTGAAGTAGAACGTATACGAACTGGAGAAAAAGACTTAGATGCCTTGTCATTCACTACAAAGAAAGAAGTCTTACATAGTGAGAAAGTTGAAGTTTTCAGTTCCATAGACACACCCTCAAGTTAA
- a CDS encoding putative inorganic carbon transporter subunit DabA has protein sequence MSIIEKLNSVKDIVPNYWPIGSFIHHNPLKGFEDLHFKDALKKAQNIFGGKVYMDSSYFMDLYWQGKIDISTIEANIKDLLNKNNLEIDLELAKQLLMEVSPQWNHLRIKFLHKKEKIDDELYLHLQENSILYDEKAWLDQLIKHMTLYEINDALFGGDDKEHIEKNIIEFVSRFLDEDQTTLSMPNRELGMFETFKLYENFAYERDAESFVKESLKQLHVQDIESYFLTHLLKLHGWAGFIKYRSEDPDYISQQQYPSTLIDYIAVRLYHELESVKKSKISNFKLFEEYSNNNISDVILQLLMHKNMLFGPALDALEANEKTSKILSGHIANELNLDALQIQHSNEVLQSNLPLKELATILKKLREEEGYIWLKSLEDSYINNYVEKFTELKNEDEEEPIASATFCLDVRSETIRRYIESTGAYKTYGAGGFLGIPIAFVEFDKAHEQFLAPAIIKPGNVVFEIPKESSEEYKSKKGVNKTTKKILSDLKNNPYTPFIMVEAIGWIFGITLFGKTFLPQKTNRLFSKIKPKKPKTTYTMDKLSTERIEIYINKLHTKIISKYLNSSLGKEFSKEETNEIWRHLILNDYLSIDIPNKMIEKLKAEYQITPEDYEYQKQKLLMVGFTLEEKVTYLYKYLTMVGQVDVFPKFVTIIGHGSISDNNPFESALDCGACGGNISLPNTRALCMIANTHDVREKMKEKGIHIPENTKFIPGLHITTTDKIEFFDTDILSHEEMQQFSKIKDDFNKASTLSIEERSQSLPCTHNEKDMMIKSMDWSEPRPEWGLAKNMGVFAGPRSSTKHLALNNRFFMHSYDWKVDNDDAEILTRIFDGPLIVGEWINLEHYFSTVDNHVYGAGSKVYHNTVSKIGVMNGNYSDLKIGLPIQSVYLEGKAYHEPVRLLTFMEAPLEKVLKAVENSIAKPFIINEWIRPIIIDTEAKKVYSYEYGEFIVIKEIE, from the coding sequence ATGAGTATTATAGAAAAGCTAAATTCCGTAAAGGATATAGTCCCAAACTATTGGCCTATTGGCTCATTTATCCATCATAATCCTCTCAAAGGTTTTGAAGATTTACATTTTAAAGATGCATTGAAGAAGGCTCAAAATATATTTGGAGGCAAGGTTTATATGGATTCATCATATTTCATGGATTTATATTGGCAAGGCAAAATCGACATTTCTACAATTGAGGCCAACATAAAAGATCTTCTTAATAAAAATAATTTAGAGATAGACTTAGAACTTGCAAAGCAACTTCTTATGGAAGTTAGTCCTCAATGGAACCATCTTAGAATTAAATTTTTACATAAAAAAGAGAAAATTGATGATGAGCTATATTTGCACTTGCAAGAAAATTCAATCCTCTATGATGAAAAAGCATGGTTAGATCAATTAATCAAACATATGACACTGTATGAAATCAATGATGCACTTTTTGGCGGTGATGACAAAGAACACATAGAAAAAAATATCATCGAGTTTGTTTCTCGTTTTTTAGATGAAGATCAAACGACACTCAGCATGCCAAATAGAGAACTTGGTATGTTTGAAACATTCAAACTTTATGAAAACTTTGCCTATGAAAGGGATGCTGAAAGCTTTGTAAAGGAGTCCTTAAAACAACTCCATGTCCAAGACATTGAATCTTACTTTTTGACACACCTTCTCAAACTTCATGGTTGGGCCGGATTTATTAAATACCGTTCAGAAGATCCAGATTATATTTCACAGCAACAGTATCCAAGCACATTAATAGATTATATTGCTGTAAGGCTATATCATGAGTTAGAATCTGTAAAAAAAAGCAAGATTAGTAACTTTAAACTTTTTGAAGAATATTCTAATAATAATATTAGTGATGTTATATTGCAACTTCTTATGCATAAAAACATGCTCTTTGGACCAGCCTTGGATGCTTTAGAAGCCAATGAAAAAACTAGTAAAATTCTATCTGGACATATCGCTAATGAGTTGAATTTAGACGCATTACAAATTCAACACTCAAATGAGGTATTACAAAGCAATCTTCCTTTGAAAGAATTAGCTACCATCTTAAAAAAACTAAGAGAAGAAGAAGGGTATATTTGGCTTAAATCACTAGAAGACAGTTACATAAATAATTACGTTGAAAAGTTTACTGAACTTAAGAATGAAGATGAAGAAGAACCAATAGCTTCAGCAACTTTTTGTTTGGACGTTCGTTCTGAAACTATACGTAGATATATAGAAAGTACAGGGGCTTACAAAACATATGGTGCAGGGGGTTTTCTTGGAATTCCTATAGCTTTTGTAGAGTTTGACAAAGCACATGAGCAGTTTTTGGCACCAGCCATTATTAAACCTGGAAATGTTGTTTTTGAAATACCTAAAGAGTCATCAGAAGAATATAAGTCAAAAAAAGGGGTCAATAAAACTACGAAGAAAATTTTAAGTGATCTAAAAAACAACCCGTATACCCCGTTTATAATGGTTGAAGCAATTGGTTGGATATTTGGTATCACTCTTTTTGGTAAAACATTTTTGCCACAAAAAACAAATAGACTATTTTCAAAAATTAAGCCTAAAAAACCAAAAACCACATATACGATGGATAAACTTTCAACTGAAAGAATTGAGATTTATATCAACAAACTTCATACTAAAATAATTTCTAAATACTTAAATAGCAGCTTGGGGAAAGAGTTTTCAAAAGAAGAGACTAATGAAATATGGAGACATCTTATTTTAAATGACTATCTAAGTATTGATATACCAAATAAGATGATTGAAAAACTTAAAGCAGAATATCAGATCACTCCTGAAGATTACGAATACCAAAAGCAGAAGCTTTTAATGGTAGGGTTTACCCTTGAAGAAAAAGTTACATATTTATACAAATATCTAACAATGGTTGGTCAAGTTGATGTATTTCCTAAGTTTGTGACGATTATCGGTCACGGCAGTATATCAGACAATAATCCATTTGAGTCAGCCCTTGATTGTGGCGCATGTGGAGGAAATATAAGTCTACCAAATACAAGAGCGCTATGTATGATAGCAAATACACATGATGTCAGAGAAAAAATGAAAGAAAAAGGGATTCATATCCCAGAAAATACAAAGTTTATCCCTGGTCTTCACATTACAACAACAGATAAAATCGAATTTTTCGATACCGATATCTTGAGTCATGAAGAGATGCAACAATTTTCAAAAATCAAAGATGATTTTAACAAGGCGTCTACACTATCAATAGAAGAAAGGTCACAATCTCTTCCATGCACACATAATGAAAAAGATATGATGATTAAATCTATGGACTGGTCTGAACCAAGACCAGAGTGGGGATTGGCTAAAAATATGGGAGTTTTTGCGGGTCCTAGAAGTTCTACCAAACATCTAGCTTTAAATAATAGGTTTTTTATGCACTCATATGATTGGAAAGTAGATAATGATGATGCTGAAATCCTTACGCGCATTTTCGATGGACCATTAATAGTAGGTGAGTGGATTAATTTAGAACATTATTTCTCCACAGTTGACAATCATGTCTATGGAGCTGGTTCAAAAGTGTATCACAACACAGTTTCAAAAATAGGAGTAATGAATGGTAATTATAGTGATTTAAAAATAGGCCTTCCGATACAATCAGTTTATTTGGAAGGAAAGGCATACCATGAACCAGTCAGACTTCTGACATTTATGGAAGCACCCCTTGAAAAAGTTTTAAAAGCGGTTGAGAATTCAATCGCAAAACCTTTTATTATCAATGAATGGATTAGACCTATTATTATAGATACAGAGGCTAAAAAGGTCTACTCGTACGAATATGGTGAATTCATTGTAATAAAAGAGATAGAATAG
- a CDS encoding CobW family GTP-binding protein codes for MIQSFVITGFLGVGKTTMLINTVKKYFSDKKVAIVVNEFGDIGVDGNILSNVYSEVLEISEGCICCQLAEEFESGVIEIMNKYNPEIIFVETSGASEPFPIFLSLQSLGIAVEGVICVVDSKNIASYIDNSTAKYQIGGSNIIVLNKTDLVTDDELETVKKDLIEIKKEYNIRNNLTGKTIFDRYVIDYAQQGIVNKEVFEGVYKVDEIIGLAKDYKHLDHTTRDSITQKVAYLKENIDFKDIDEVLNSLPKSIYRVKGVVRTKDVPNPIVINYSFGNISYEELEDYNEQSILIFIGEAIDNDVNLLNKKFDFLNVPQFKVNK; via the coding sequence ATGATACAATCATTTGTTATTACGGGATTTTTAGGTGTTGGTAAAACCACCATGCTTATTAATACGGTCAAAAAATATTTTAGTGATAAAAAAGTCGCTATTGTGGTAAATGAGTTTGGAGATATTGGCGTAGATGGCAATATACTAAGCAATGTATACAGTGAAGTACTTGAAATATCAGAAGGGTGTATCTGTTGTCAATTAGCTGAAGAGTTTGAAAGTGGTGTTATCGAGATTATGAATAAATATAACCCTGAGATAATATTCGTAGAGACCTCAGGTGCATCTGAGCCTTTTCCTATCTTTTTATCTTTACAAAGCCTTGGTATTGCTGTTGAAGGTGTAATTTGTGTTGTTGATTCTAAAAACATAGCTTCGTACATAGATAACTCAACTGCCAAATATCAAATTGGTGGCTCAAATATAATTGTGTTAAATAAGACTGATTTAGTGACAGATGATGAATTAGAAACTGTAAAGAAAGATCTCATTGAAATCAAAAAAGAATACAATATTAGAAATAATCTTACTGGTAAAACTATATTTGATAGATATGTAATTGACTATGCACAACAAGGCATTGTCAACAAAGAAGTTTTTGAAGGTGTGTACAAAGTTGATGAAATTATTGGATTGGCAAAAGATTATAAACATCTTGATCACACCACAAGAGATTCAATAACTCAAAAAGTAGCTTATCTAAAAGAAAATATAGATTTTAAAGATATAGATGAAGTGTTGAATTCTCTTCCAAAAAGCATATATAGAGTGAAAGGTGTCGTAAGAACAAAAGATGTTCCAAACCCTATTGTAATTAATTATTCATTTGGTAATATCTCATATGAAGAGTTGGAAGATTATAACGAACAATCAATCTTGATATTTATTGGAGAAGCAATAGACAATGATGTTAATCTGTTGAATAAAAAGTTTGATTTTTTAAATGTGCCTCAATTTAAAGTAAACAAGTAG